From the Mangifera indica cultivar Alphonso chromosome 10, CATAS_Mindica_2.1, whole genome shotgun sequence genome, one window contains:
- the LOC123227526 gene encoding SKP1-like protein 1B, producing MSTSRKITLTSSNGEAFEVDEVVVLESQTIKHMINPDAIENRISLPNVTSEILSKVIEYCKKHVEATQSDDLNTWDAEFVNVDRATLFALTNAANYLKINSLVDLTCQTFADMIRGQTGEGIREILNIQSNATPEEEEEIRRENQWAFK from the exons ATGTCAACGAGCAGGAAAATCACTCTGACAAGCTCCAACGGTGAGGCTTTCGAGGTTGATGAAGTGGTGGTTTTGGAATCGCAGACGATAAAGCATATGATAAATCCCGATGCCATCGAGAATAGAATTTCACTCCCTAATGTGACCAGCGAGATCCTTTCGAAGGTCATCGAGTACTGCAAGAAGCACGTTGAGGCCACCCAGTCTGACGATCTAAACACCTGGGATGCCGAGTTCGTCAATGTTGATCGGGCCACTCTTTTTGCTCTCACCAAC GCTGCAAACTATCTCAAAATCAACAGCTTGGTGGACCTGACTTGCCAGACATTTGCAGATATGATTAGGGGCCAAACAGGAGAGGGGATTCGCGAAATATTAAACATTCAGAGTAACGCTACTccagaggaggaggaggagattCGTCGGGAGAATCAGTGGGCTTTTAAGTGA